In the Sphingomonas sp. LM7 genome, one interval contains:
- a CDS encoding SPOR domain-containing protein, with translation MNSRKMIKFGLSALVLGGVAVTGVATQGFSSAAFATSGVNAKKAASEAKAATKAIAKRKAGEAVQHAEAAVANDPTNAGYRALLGQAYLLSGRFTSAAQALNDSLTLDPQDGRVALNLALAKVANGDWAGARSTLQANAATIPASDRGLAFALAGDPVTAIDILGPAAREATATAKTRQNLALSFALAGRWKEAGQVASMDVSPDQLQARLTQWAQFARPANAYDQVASLLNVQAVQDGGQPIALALNQQPGVAVAAVAPAPLADPVDAYMPGVPQGAAQVAAEAGVEVASAPVSAPEAQPEPQQVAGTGPQIVFGPRAEMVQQFRAAPQAVRAPAAKPAVRVAKVTAAVAPVPAAAAKAKPGNYYVQLGAYDNADVARDGWARYTRQVSALRGETPQGMQFSSRGSNFYRLSVGGYTRDDATSLCRQVRASGSACFVRVQAGDAVAAWVKSGGRTQVAAR, from the coding sequence ATGAATAGCCGCAAGATGATCAAGTTCGGCCTATCGGCGCTCGTTCTGGGCGGTGTGGCGGTGACCGGCGTCGCGACGCAGGGCTTTTCCAGCGCTGCCTTTGCGACTTCGGGCGTCAACGCCAAGAAGGCCGCGTCGGAAGCCAAGGCCGCGACCAAGGCGATCGCCAAGCGCAAGGCCGGCGAAGCCGTGCAGCATGCCGAGGCGGCAGTGGCGAACGATCCCACCAACGCCGGCTATCGCGCGCTGCTGGGCCAGGCCTATCTGCTGTCGGGCCGCTTCACTTCGGCGGCGCAGGCACTGAACGACTCGCTGACGCTGGATCCGCAGGACGGCCGCGTGGCGCTGAACCTCGCGCTCGCCAAGGTCGCCAATGGCGACTGGGCCGGCGCACGCTCGACGCTGCAGGCCAATGCCGCGACGATCCCCGCCAGCGATCGCGGGCTCGCCTTCGCGCTGGCCGGCGATCCGGTGACGGCGATCGATATTCTCGGCCCCGCCGCGCGCGAAGCGACGGCAACCGCCAAGACCCGCCAGAACCTCGCGCTGAGCTTTGCGCTCGCCGGGCGCTGGAAGGAAGCCGGCCAGGTCGCGTCGATGGACGTGTCGCCCGACCAGCTCCAGGCGCGGCTCACCCAGTGGGCGCAGTTCGCGCGCCCGGCCAATGCCTATGACCAGGTCGCTTCGCTGCTCAACGTGCAAGCCGTGCAGGACGGCGGACAGCCGATCGCGCTGGCGCTGAACCAGCAGCCGGGCGTCGCCGTTGCGGCGGTCGCTCCCGCGCCGCTCGCCGATCCGGTCGATGCCTATATGCCCGGCGTGCCCCAGGGGGCCGCGCAGGTCGCCGCCGAGGCCGGCGTCGAAGTTGCTTCGGCACCCGTGTCCGCGCCCGAAGCGCAGCCCGAGCCGCAGCAGGTTGCCGGCACCGGGCCGCAGATCGTGTTCGGCCCGCGCGCGGAAATGGTCCAGCAGTTCCGTGCTGCCCCGCAGGCAGTCCGCGCACCCGCTGCCAAGCCAGCGGTTCGCGTTGCCAAGGTAACCGCCGCTGTTGCGCCGGTTCCGGCCGCTGCCGCGAAGGCAAAGCCCGGCAATTACTATGTCCAGCTCGGCGCGTATGACAATGCCGACGTCGCACGCGATGGCTGGGCACGCTATACCCGCCAGGTTTCCGCGCTTCGCGGCGAGACTCCGCAGGGCATGCAATTCTCCAGCCGCGGCAGCAATTTCTATCGCCTGTCGGTCGGCGGCTACACCCGCGACGACGCGACGTCGCTGTGCCGCCAGGTTCGCGCCAGCGGCAGCGCATGCTTCGTGCGCGTCCAGGCCGGCGATGCCGTCGCCGCATGGGTCAAGAGCGGCGGGCGCACCCAAGTCGCCGCGCGCTGA
- a CDS encoding dihydroorotase family protein, with translation MKRAFLNAQLVCPVAGCSTGGLLVEGDTIAAVGSFEVPGDAQVVDLAGKTLAPALIDLGVFAVDKPACRAGGIARVGLMPDQSPVLDDPGIVRRAALSGKPALWVHPLAAATRGLDGQDLGEMAINTSAGARAVATGRRWIASSSTMRKVLAYARDCGVAVVTHAEDGGLTDGAVATEGETATRHGLPAAPAIAEALAVGRDLMLAEETGARIHFRQVTTAAAFDLIRAARRRGVHVTCGITPAHLLLSDIAMSDFRTFAHLSPPLRGEGDRQASLAAVKDGTIDVIASGHDPRGPEAKRLPFSDSEPGMSGAETLLALSLGLVRDGVIPIERLFALLAANPAKILGLQTGTLAPGAPADLIVLDPGAPWQIEAERMAARAGNTPFDRLPVQGKVLALYKGGTPVE, from the coding sequence ATGAAGAGGGCGTTCCTGAACGCGCAGCTGGTCTGCCCGGTCGCCGGCTGCAGCACCGGCGGACTGCTGGTCGAAGGCGACACGATCGCCGCGGTGGGCAGTTTCGAAGTGCCCGGCGACGCGCAGGTCGTCGATCTCGCCGGCAAGACGCTTGCCCCGGCGCTCATCGATCTCGGCGTGTTCGCCGTCGACAAGCCTGCCTGCCGCGCCGGCGGGATCGCGCGCGTCGGGCTGATGCCCGATCAGTCGCCGGTGCTCGACGATCCCGGCATCGTCCGCCGCGCCGCATTGTCGGGCAAGCCGGCGCTGTGGGTCCATCCGCTCGCCGCCGCGACGCGAGGCCTCGACGGCCAGGACCTGGGCGAGATGGCGATCAACACCTCCGCCGGCGCGCGCGCCGTCGCCACCGGCCGGCGCTGGATCGCGTCGTCGTCGACGATGCGCAAGGTGCTCGCCTATGCCCGCGATTGCGGCGTAGCAGTGGTCACCCATGCCGAGGATGGCGGACTGACCGACGGCGCTGTCGCGACCGAAGGCGAAACCGCGACGCGCCACGGCCTTCCCGCCGCCCCCGCCATCGCCGAAGCGCTGGCGGTCGGGCGCGACCTGATGCTCGCCGAGGAAACCGGCGCGCGCATCCATTTTCGCCAGGTCACCACCGCCGCGGCGTTCGACCTGATCCGCGCCGCCAGGCGCCGCGGCGTGCACGTCACCTGCGGCATCACGCCGGCGCACCTGCTGCTGTCCGACATCGCGATGAGCGATTTCCGCACCTTTGCCCATCTCTCCCCGCCGCTGCGCGGCGAAGGCGACCGTCAGGCGTCGCTGGCGGCAGTCAAGGACGGTACGATCGACGTGATCGCATCGGGCCATGATCCGCGCGGTCCCGAGGCGAAGCGCCTGCCCTTCAGCGATTCGGAACCCGGCATGTCGGGCGCCGAGACGCTGCTGGCACTGTCGCTCGGGCTGGTCCGCGACGGAGTGATCCCGATCGAGCGGCTGTTCGCGCTGCTCGCCGCCAATCCGGCCAAGATCCTCGGGCTGCAGACCGGCACGCTGGCCCCGGGCGCACCCGCCGACCTGATCGTGCTCGATCCCGGCGCGCCATGGCAGATCGAAGCCGAACGCATGGCGGCACGCGCCGGCAATACGCCGTTCGATCGCCTGCCGGTGCAAGGCAAGGTGCTCGCGCTCTACAAGGGGGGAACACCGGTCGAGTAG
- a CDS encoding aspartate carbamoyltransferase catalytic subunit has protein sequence MQASDHSPAAQLPGRAAFPHRHLTGIAGLQPHEIVFLLDEAEQWVEANRTRAKSDKRLEGLTQINAFFENSTRTLLSFEIAGKRLGADVVNMHAAQSSVKKGETLIDTAVTLNAMRADVIVIRHMSSGAVDLIAQKVDCPVLNAGDGWHEHPTQALLDALTIRRRRGSVAGQRVVICGDILHSRVARSNMLALTALAAEVRVVAPSTLMPAAIERMYVQPYTDFDAALEGADVVMMLRVQNERMAGGYIPSTREFHMRYGLTPERLARAKPDALVMHPGPMNRGVEIESSVADHPTRSAITEQVEMGVAVRMACLDVLTRAERGVEGWA, from the coding sequence ATGCAAGCTTCCGATCACAGCCCCGCGGCGCAGCTTCCCGGCCGCGCCGCCTTCCCGCACCGGCACCTGACCGGCATCGCCGGCCTCCAGCCGCACGAGATCGTCTTCCTGCTCGACGAGGCCGAGCAATGGGTCGAGGCGAACCGTACCCGCGCGAAGAGCGACAAAAGGCTCGAAGGCCTCACTCAGATCAACGCGTTCTTCGAGAATTCGACTCGGACTTTGCTGTCGTTCGAGATTGCCGGCAAGCGGCTCGGCGCCGATGTCGTCAACATGCACGCCGCCCAATCGAGCGTGAAGAAGGGCGAGACACTGATCGATACCGCGGTGACGCTCAATGCGATGCGCGCCGACGTGATCGTCATCCGCCACATGAGTTCGGGCGCAGTCGACCTGATCGCGCAGAAGGTCGATTGCCCGGTGCTCAACGCCGGCGACGGCTGGCACGAGCATCCCACGCAAGCGCTGCTCGACGCACTGACCATCCGCCGCCGCCGGGGCAGCGTTGCCGGGCAGCGCGTGGTGATCTGCGGCGACATCCTCCACAGCCGCGTCGCGCGCTCGAACATGCTGGCGCTGACCGCGCTCGCCGCCGAGGTCCGCGTCGTCGCGCCCTCGACCTTGATGCCCGCGGCGATCGAGCGGATGTACGTCCAGCCCTATACCGATTTCGACGCCGCGCTTGAAGGTGCCGACGTCGTGATGATGCTGCGCGTCCAGAACGAGCGGATGGCGGGCGGCTACATCCCTTCCACCCGCGAATTCCACATGCGCTACGGGCTCACGCCGGAGCGGCTGGCGCGCGCCAAGCCCGACGCGCTGGTGATGCATCCGGGGCCGATGAACCGCGGCGTCGAGATCGAATCGAGCGTCGCCGATCACCCGACGCGCAGCGCGATCACCGAGCAGGTGGAAATGGGCGTGGCGGTCCGCATGGCCTGTCTCGACGTGCTTACGCGCGCCGAGCGCGGCGTGGAGGGCTGGGCATGA